In Gimesia panareensis, the genomic window GTCGATCGGCGGCTGAGGATCGGCTTTCTTAGCCGGTGCTGATTTGGTATCGCTGGCGGGCTGCTTGGTATCCGCCTGGGCGAGTTGATCGTTCTGATACTGTTTCGAAAGTTTCAACAGCGAGTCGGCACGGGAATTTCCGGGATCAAGCTGCTGCAGCAGATTTCCGAGTTTGGCGGCCTGTTCCAGGTTTCCGCTCCGAATGGCCTGTGTCCCGGCGAACTCCAGTTGAGCCATGTTTTCTTCATGAGCAGTTCGAGACAGATTCATCATCCGCTGACCGGCATAGGCAATCCCCAGCTCCTGTCCAGACTGATAGTTGACCCAGGGTACAGCCAGAAAGCTGTTAACAGCCTGAGAAACGGGAGCATTAAATTTCCAGACGCCCTCCAACTGACGGTTGCTCAATTCGACAACCAGTTTGCCGTTGATTTCGCCTCGGGCCAGGTAAATGGTTTCACGATCCGACCGCACTGGCAGGGCGCGGGTGGTATTCAATTGCAGCTGTTTGTCAGAGACCTGAATCGATTCAGGAAAGAAGACCGGGGACTGTACAGCCTGGGCGAGTTCTTTACCGACAATGGCTGGCAGGTCCTGTTTTCCTTCGGCCTGATCCGTGAATACAACGCCTCCGGTGTAGACAGCCAGGGTATCCAGCATCTGGATGTCCTTTTTAGGGCCGACTCCGTAGCTGTGTACGGGAATATGTTTGCCTGCAAGTTGCTGAGTGAGTTTTGCCATTTCAGGGAGAGAGATCAGTCTGGCAGAACTCATTCCATCGCCGATGTAAACGATGGAGCGAGGCTGTTCATTCTGCAGCCCCTGGAGTACGGTTTTGAAAGCTTGAGAAAGATTTGTTGCTCCCAGAGGTGCCCGGGAAGCCAGAGATTCAACGGCCAGTGTTGCCTGCCGGCTCTCGGGTCGAACAAACTCACTGACAAATGGAGTGCATTGCACGTCGACCGCATAAATGGCGACGGTTGCATCATTCGGGAGTTCGGTCAGGAAGGCTTTGAGTACATCCAGAGCCTGAACGCGGTGCTCCCCGACCTGACTGGCTGAGGTATCAAACAGAACAGCAATCTGCTCTCCTGCATGGCTGGAAGCGGGCAAGCGATCGGCCTTGATTCGCAGGGCATAATAGTCTTCCCCTGCGCTGTTCCGATAACTGAGGATCTGGCCAATGTTTGAAATTTCCGGGACTGAACTTTCAGCAAACCCCTGGGGAGTACATAGCAGCATGGCGGATGCTGCCCAAACAAACATTGTGGTTCCAAATCTGGATAGTGACATGATTTCTCTCTCCACGAGTAACTTTAGGCAAGAATGCTCGAACTCAAGACAGGACGGACGATTGCCAATTTGCGCATTCTCCTCAACTGTGCATTGTATATACAGTCTCGGACACCATTGAAGGAAATTCCCCCGATTTTCTCTTAATTCTCCAAATTTGATGCGAGTTGGAAAGGTCTCATCGGCATGGACTGAAGGATCCGCGCAATTTGTAGTCCGATTATGGGGAAATTAAGGGTCACAGACTGCTTAGCGAACTCGTCGGTTTCGCGAACCTGTTCTGTTACAACGAGTTTCATCTACTCAATTGTTCATATTCCCACTCGATTCAGACGCATCTCTTTCGGCATTGAAGTGCCCGTATCATCCGGATTCTCCTCATCTCTTCACGGACAAACAGTCGATCCTTGAGAGAGACCCACATTCCTGTCCTCAAACATTCCAGGTTGCTGTCGCTGGAAAACAGTAAACATACTGACAGAGCTGCGTCATTCGGAGGCCTCCTCCACCTCCCCTCTAACTATGAGTTTCCGATTCTTTTCGAAAACAGCAATTCTGTTGTCCATCACTTCGCTGTGGATTGGCTGGATCCTGGTCCGTGGCAGCACCACCTCTTCTGAGTCAACTGAAGTTCCAGGGAAAAGAACCACGCATGTCACGGCCCGAAGGCCTGTCGTTTCCGGGACTCTGCCTGTTGACTGGGAGCAACCTGTTGAAATTGCAGCGTATCACAGCCGGCCGCAGTTCCCACTCTCCATGCAATCTGGCGAAGAATATCTCCTGATTATCAACAACCTGCAACTGGATCCGGGTAAATCAGAGACGATCAGGCTGGCACTCATGGCAGAGGCCACCCGAACAACTCCGGCAGGCTGCTATTTCCAGAACAGCGCACCACTTCCGCAGATGCTGAGTCATGCCCACCAGACCTCTGGTGACCCCGCTCACCAACATCGTGAAACGTTAACACTGAAATCAGACATTCAGGAGTCTCTCAATTCACCTGCTTCAGAGCGATCTTTTTTTCTGTTTGTGACCGATGGTGACCTCGCAGATAAAAAACAATATACCCGCGTGACCGGAAAACTGATCCAGCACAGTCCCCGGGTGGCGATTTATCTGGACGAGCAGCAGCAGACGACGGAACTGGCAACCGGCCTGACTGATGAAATCATCCATCTGCTGGAAGAACAGGTGCTCGACCAGCTGGCGCAACAATGCGGGCCGCTCACTGACGTCGATCAGGACGGCCGATTCACCATCCTGCTCTCTCCCTGGCTGGGAAAGCTGCAGGGAGGTAAGACTTCAATCAATGGTTTTGTCCGTCCCAGCGATTTTCGAGAAAACGTCGCTGCCCCCTTCAGCAATCACTGCGACATGCTGTATCTCAATTCCGCACTCAAACCGGGCCAGGAACTGTTCGACCTGCTCAGCCATGAAGTGACTCATGCAGTGGTCTCCAGTATTCGCACTACACAGGAACGAACCAGGGGGCGCATATTGGCAGATGAGGAAGACTGGCTCAATGAAGGTATCGCCCACATCATGGAGCCGGGTTATACCAATCGGGATTACCGGATCAGTGAGTTCTATCGCAAACCGGAATCCTATCCGTTGATTGTGCCCGACTATTACCGTGCCCGTCTCTGGCGTAATCATGGCTGTCGCGGTGCGGTAAACCTGTTCCTCAACTGGTGCAATGATCTCGATCCTGGCCGGCGTTTTGCCTACCACTTCACGCACCATCCGCTGACTGGTGTGGAGAAGATCGAAGACCTGACCGGGATTCCGTTTCCGGAACTCTTTCGACAGTGGTCAGTTTCCCTTGCCAGACAGAGTCTGCAACACCAGTTTCCCGTTGAGAGCTTCACAACAAATGAGACAGATATCCATTGCGGGCGTTTTCTGCTGGCAGGTCCGGCGCTACACACCTGGAATCTGACTGCGGAAAATCAGTGTTCTCTGAAAATCGCATCGTCAGCGTCTGCGTTTGTGCATCTCAAGTCCGACAGTACACTGAATCAACAGGCGCTGATTAAAGCGAGCGGCTTTCCCGGAATGCAATTGACCTTGATCAGACTTCCACAGAATCGGCCCCGACTCGACTTCAATGCAGAGTGGCAGCCAGCGACTGGCCAAACGCCAGCAACCGACAAATTCGTTGAAATTCGACTACACATTCAGCACCCGGAACAGGTACCGGTCGAGAAAATCGGTGTGGAATATTGCGGAGGTTATCTCTCGCGTTCCGACAGACAGCCCCGGCATTTTGAAACCGCCTCGCTGCCGAACGAACTGTCCGATCCCCCGTTACCTCAGATCGAAATTGCCCAACGGGGAATCTTCTCAGAGCAACGGGGGAATGTCACTGAATTTCAGTTGAGGCTGCCCAGAGCACAACTGAAGCGGTCAGCCCGCGGCGACAGTTTAATGTTGAAAGCAGTTCTCCGCACACAAACCGATCAGCAACTGGTTCTGCAGAGAGAATTGAAACTGACAGTTCAGCCGGGGCAGCGCCTGGCAGGAGCGGAAACATCTCCCCGGCAATCAGAGACGACTCGAAATTAAAAACCGGTCGTATCATCCTGCGTCTCACCCGTGTATTTCAAACGGGTTGCAAACAGTTTTTTCAGTTTGGAGACCGGATACATCCGCACGATTTTGTTTTTGTAGGTGATTCTGCCCTGATCATCGCGTCCCAGGTGGGTCGCTACATCCGGCTTGGCCAGCCCGGCATACAACCCGGCGAATGTTTCTGGATCGACGCCATTCCCGGCTTCCAGATCATCCAGGGCATTGACGCCCCCGCAACTCGTGGCGAATGCATTCAGACCTTTAGTAGCAGTCCGCATGAAATTTTCCTGTTCCAGGGCTGCCTGGGCTTCAGTCAATTGCTTATCGCCCCGTTTGATTTTATCTTCTGTCTCCTCAGTGGGAGTCCCAGAGTTCTGCTGGGCATGCAGTGTGGTACTTTGAAAGCTTTGAGATGCTCCCAGAACATAACCTGCAGTCAGCAGCAGTAAACCCATCGCGATCTGGCCTAACCTGGACATCAGAGACTCCCCATAAAATCAATTTTTGTTATGATTCGTTTTCAATCTTGAGATCATTGTATGGTGTGTCCACTCCGGCAAGCTTCAATTTGGCGGATTGATCATCAGGACGAAACACCCGAAGCTCTTATTTACTAATAATTGGCTGGCACAGTCAATAAGAACCCTGAAAAAACCAGTCTGCAGACCGTGATCGGGCCTGCTCTGTAACCCGTTGTTCTTCAAAGGTTAGAGACTTCACTCTGACGCGAAAAGGTCGTTCGCGATGACGCTTCCGGAATTTCAAAACAGTCTGTCCACACTCGTGATGCAGCTCCAGCTGGCCAATTATGATGCACGCCATCTGTTACTCGACCGGTCGGATCAAATCCTGCAACTGGCAGACCAGATCCCTGCCAGCCTCCCTGAACGCCTTCGATCAGAATGGCTTTCTATTTGCGATGAAGTCAAATCCGTACAACCGACTTTCAAAAGCCACCCGAAAACGTCAAGTCTGTTTGATCGTCAGGGAATGGGTCAGCCCGGCGTACAAAAAGCCAAAACGCTGATCACACGCATCGTAGCGCTCTCAAAAATTGTCGAACGACTGGAACCGTAAGCCGGGTTCTAGAGGACGATTCGGCCTAAATAATGCGACAACAACTCTTTCTGCTGTACGATTTTGACCAGATCTCCCGTCTTACAAGCCTCTTCCAGTTCGGCAGCAACCTGGGAAAGTTCTTCAAATCCGTAACCGGCACCAGAACCTTTCAGCTGATGCGCCAGGACCTGAAGTTCCTCTCTCTGATCGGTTACGCTGGCCTGATTGAGGACCTGCTGTTTTTCAGCGATGCCATCAATAAACATCTCGATCAGCTCTCGAAAATCTTCATCATCACAAAACTCGGAGCGAACAGGGGCATTTTCTAAAGCGTCTAACATAGCTCTGTTCCATAATTAAAAGTTAGTTTTGATTCTCTTTTGTTCTGGTTCCTCACCCAGAAACACTCTGTCTCACAGGACGGATGTTTCTAAAAGGGAACTCTTCACAATTAATAGGTTGAACAATCGACTCTGCTGAAAAAATGCTCAATTTATCCAGTTTACATATGAAGTATGTCTCCACAGGGAAATAAATGTCGCGATTGTATCAATTCTGCCGATATCTGATTCAGCAGATAGAGTTATGCTCGCTAGAACCATCTTGATCAGAGCCGGCTCAATTCGCCTCAAAATGTATTCATGCGTCTACACCCCCTGGGGTCTGATATTGACTCAATCCGGTATTTTGACTTATACAGCTTCGGTCAAAACTCTGGCCAGTATGTTTGTTACAGCGATGTGAGCGACAAGTAATCACAGCCAACCTGAATTAACTCCCCTTCTCTTTTGTCCAAGACCTGATTCACCAGTCATGCGATTGTTACAGCGCTATATTCTTTTTGAGTTGTTGCGCGTTTTTACATTGATGATCACGGTTTTAACCGTCCTGTTGGTCTTCGTTGGTGCCTTCCAGCAAGCCTCCAAACAGGGACTGGGCGCAACCCTGGTGTTGAAAATCCTGCCATTCATCGTGCCCAGCATGTTACCCTTTACCATCCCTGCCACACTCCTGCTGACGGTTTGTGTGGTCTATGGTCGTATTTCTGGTGACCAGGAAATCACCGCTGCCAAAGCAGCCGGGATTAATGTGCTCTCACTCCTCTGGCCTTCTTTTATTCTGGGTGGTTTTTTGAGCTTGGGCTCGCTGCTGCTCAGCGATCAGATTATTCCCTGGGCAGAGAAAAATATCGAAACCACGATTGCCACTGAACTCGAAACGATTTTCCTGGAAAAGCTGCGTTCACAGAATCAGATCCATGATCCGAACAGTGGCATCTCTATTACCGTCATGGGGGTGCGGGATAAAACTCTGCTCGTACCAACCTTCCGCTACTCGCCTCCCGGGAAGAAGCCGGTGCATCTGCAGGCTGAAGAAGCCACGCTGGAATTTGATCTGCCCCATCAACAGGTCATCCTGCATCTGTCGAAAGGGCATATTGACTTTCCCGGCAAGCCCCGGTTCTATGTGGAAAAGGATATCTTTCCCTTCCCCCTGCCCAGCCAGACCCCCACTCCCAAAGCCCGCCACATGAGTGTCCGCTCGATCAAAGCAGAACTGGTGGAACTGCAGGCGAAGAAGAATGATTTCGAATTTCAGCGCGACATTGAAGTGGCCATGCTGCTGGCACTGGGAGACTTCGAACACTTTAAATCGCCGGAAGTCAACTCGAATCTGCCGCAGAACCATTTTCAGGAGGATCGCCAAAACAAACTCAGAACCGCTCTCTCCAGTCGGTTTGCTTTAAGCTGCAGCTGTTTCTTTTTCGTGCTGGTTGGATGTCCGTTTTCTATCGCCCAGGCACGTCGGCAGTTTCTTACCAGTTTCTTCCTGGTCTTCATGCCCATTCTGTTGTTCTATTATCCGATCGTGTTGTTGATGCTCAATCTGTCAAAACTGGGCAAAATTGAACCCAGCTGGTCGCTCTGGATCGGCAACGCGGGCCTGCTTCTCATCGCGATCCACATGCTGCGAAAAGTGCTCAGAAACTAAGACCGAATCCCCGTTTTGCTGTAGCAAACTGCAGACAGAGAAACCGATCTTATTTCCTGTCCCAGTTCGAGAAAAAGGTCGTCAGACGCTGCGTTTCGCCGAAGATATACATGGCGGCAGAAATGTGTCCTGCATCCAGCCAGACCAGTTCGGGCTGCTTGCCGATCGATTCCCAGAGTGCCACCGCGCTTTCCGGAGGCAGAATCTCATCGTGTTTGGCCGCGACCATTAAAACGTCCCGGTCTTTCAGCAGATGCCCATACGTATGCGGATCGACGGGCGACATGATCTTCACAAACGACTCATAAGTCCCTCCATGTTCCAGCCACTGTTTGCGAAAGAATTTCGCGTGGGGGTGGGGATTCTCCCAGATACCCAGCGCCAGATTCCCTCCCCCGAGATAGATCGCCACTTTCGAAAAGCGGGGCTCGGCCTCAGACGATAAAGCCGACATGATCCCTCCCAGACTGATCCCGGTCACGCCCAGGCGATCGGCGTCAACTTCTTCCCGGCTGGCCAGCCAGGCAGCCGCCCGACGGATATCCAGCACCGCCTGCGTCATCCCGGCCGCTGTATGCTCTGGAACAAACGAGATCATCCGTCGCCGACTGAATTCGCCGGTCCCCCGACGCTGGGCATAATAGGGCATCTTGATGGTCAGTGCCGCGATTCCCTGCCGGGCCAGCGCATTGGCTGACATTTCGGACAGCTCAAAACCCCCTCCCAGAATATGCAGACAGACACAGCCCGGAAACGGCCCCGTGCCTTCCGGCTGATAGTAATGACCATAGACGGTATTGTTCTCTTTGACATCCGTTTCCACCGGCGACGGGAACGTCACATCATAGACCTTGACCGGCCCGCTCATCCGTTTGAACTGACAACGGAAGGGAAATGTATGCGGATCCAGATGAAACCGTTTCGGCACCTGATCCTCTTTACTGGTCGTTTCAAAGCGAACCTGCCCCTGCTCCGGAATGTCTACAAACGCAGGAGTGGTGGGCTTCGACTCAGCCTGCACTATGCCAGTCAGCAGCACCAGGCAACTCAGAACTCCCCAAAGCAGACTCAACGGTCGACGATTCCCTGTTACGGTTTTGGAAAACGGCATTGTCAGATGAACTTCCTGTCTTAAACAAGTGGATCAGTACTAAGTTCTCCTCCATAAGAGACTCTGGAGGCAACACATATTCTACGCCAAATGCAGTAGAAACAGTAGACCGATTCTGGCCCGCGACAGGGACACTTGAGCCCTGGTTCTGACACTGGTCATTCCTGCAAGATGGTTCGATTCAGTGCGACATGCGAGGCAGGATTTCACTAAATTATGTAATATCAGCGATTTCGGGAAAGATACTAAATTGACTCTTACCTGCTTGCTGATAATAATGAGAGTAGATCGGAAAGATTTTTCAAAAATGATTCATCTTTCCGGCAGGATTTGACGTATTTATTACGTACTCCTGAATACGGGGGGCGATCGGATTCGACTGGTTCGCCGTATGTTAAGGTGGCGTGCCGTGGTTGATCAGTTGGCCACGTAAAAAGCTGATCACAACATAATTGCAAACAAGCAATTTTCAATGGCTGCTTAATATAGCAACCCCGGCTTAGGAATCCCTGTCTGAGGAGTCCGAAGGCTGGTCACAAAATCAGGCTGGCATCAGATCAATGTCCGCTCCGTCTGATGCGAGATCCGTGGTGGACTGGTTTCCGAAAGGCTCTGTTTGTCGTGCCCGCAGAAACGAGACTCAAACGATAAACTATGCACGTAGAGGCTTTAGCTGAGGGTTCACAGGACGCGGGTTCAATTCCCGCCGCCTCCACTAGACCGGCTGCTGACACTTTTGTGAGCGGCCGGTTTTTATTTGCCTCCCTGTCTCCCTCCTCTCCATTCTGCAGCGATCTCCCCTTCCCGCTGTTCAGCTCACTTCTGTCTCAAAAACTGAATAAATTGAACTTGAATCGTTCTTGCCAAATCGTATTTTTGTGCAAATGTGCTTCGCGCGCGAGGCGGATGATGCGCGCACTGGAACACAGCGAACAAGTGCCCCAGCAGCACCTGAATCAACGTCGATTTTTCCAGGTTTTCACCGGAACAGAAAGCACCGGTTCCCAATGTCTCGTACATTTTCAAATCATTTCGGAGCAAACTCAGGACAACTGATATGCAAGTCACCTGAAACTCAGGTGCACTCACTGCTAACTTAGAGCACAAATTCTGCTTGACCTCCGCGCGCCGTTTCACAAAATACAAAACCAGCATAATCAATCTTCGAATGCCCAACCAGAAAAAAGGGGCCGCCCGAATGCAACTCGGTCCGAGCACAGCGAGCCGGAAACGGACAGAGAAACAGATCGATCCAGCTTCGGGAAACCAACCCTCTCATACCGCAGGGGTGAAGTTGCCTGCAGCTCAGACTCTCGCAGGAACCACATTTCTCCAATGGGATCTACCACTCACCGACTACATCCAGACACACCATTTTATGAAAAAGCAACGCAACGCCGTAGATGAAAATCGTTAACCTGAACAGAGACTGTTTCCAGAGGCAGAAACCCGGATTCACACGGGAGATCCCAGGTAGCGTTTATTTAATAGTTTTCAGCGTGATTATGAGGTCGACAGCGTTAGTTATGTAAGTATTCACCATGGCCGAGGGTGTGCTGTTACTCTTGTTTTCAGGACTTCAACAACAGAAAAGCCAAATTAGCCGCAGTGCGTTAGCCCCGG contains:
- a CDS encoding Hpt domain-containing protein, yielding MLDALENAPVRSEFCDDEDFRELIEMFIDGIAEKQQVLNQASVTDQREELQVLAHQLKGSGAGYGFEELSQVAAELEEACKTGDLVKIVQQKELLSHYLGRIVL
- a CDS encoding LptF/LptG family permease codes for the protein MRLLQRYILFELLRVFTLMITVLTVLLVFVGAFQQASKQGLGATLVLKILPFIVPSMLPFTIPATLLLTVCVVYGRISGDQEITAAKAAGINVLSLLWPSFILGGFLSLGSLLLSDQIIPWAEKNIETTIATELETIFLEKLRSQNQIHDPNSGISITVMGVRDKTLLVPTFRYSPPGKKPVHLQAEEATLEFDLPHQQVILHLSKGHIDFPGKPRFYVEKDIFPFPLPSQTPTPKARHMSVRSIKAELVELQAKKNDFEFQRDIEVAMLLALGDFEHFKSPEVNSNLPQNHFQEDRQNKLRTALSSRFALSCSCFFFVLVGCPFSIAQARRQFLTSFFLVFMPILLFYYPIVLLMLNLSKLGKIEPSWSLWIGNAGLLLIAIHMLRKVLRN
- a CDS encoding alpha/beta hydrolase family protein encodes the protein MPFSKTVTGNRRPLSLLWGVLSCLVLLTGIVQAESKPTTPAFVDIPEQGQVRFETTSKEDQVPKRFHLDPHTFPFRCQFKRMSGPVKVYDVTFPSPVETDVKENNTVYGHYYQPEGTGPFPGCVCLHILGGGFELSEMSANALARQGIAALTIKMPYYAQRRGTGEFSRRRMISFVPEHTAAGMTQAVLDIRRAAAWLASREEVDADRLGVTGISLGGIMSALSSEAEPRFSKVAIYLGGGNLALGIWENPHPHAKFFRKQWLEHGGTYESFVKIMSPVDPHTYGHLLKDRDVLMVAAKHDEILPPESAVALWESIGKQPELVWLDAGHISAAMYIFGETQRLTTFFSNWDRK